The genomic DNA tttttttttttttacacacaACTGAATGGGATTATTCGCATGCGAGAtctatcattttgtttttcttttcgataGGGGTGGACTACACGCTAACGCTTGAAGATCGGAGTCTAACATCACTCCCAGCATGAATCTTTATTGGAAATACATGGAGTCTGCTCCGTCTTTTCTTTACGCCTTGTTGTGCTTCTCTGCTATTCTGGTTTGGACTCTGTTTGCTATCCTCGCGCTGCCATTTTGGTTCTTGTTCAGAATTCTGAAATGGTTCCAAGGGGTTTGCATTACTTACTGGGGACTGGGGAAATTATTGGCTTGTCATGATGTACCCTTTCTTCACGAGACCGAGTACAACCGTAATTTTATCAATGGCCTGTTTGTCGTTGATGGGACGATTGATATGGAAGAGTTCCGTCAACTGATTATGTCCCGTGTAGTACAAAATGTCGAGGAACCTAGCTACGTACGCATGCGCAAACGTATAGTTCAACGTTACTGGCGTTACATTTGGCAAGACGAGCCGGATTTTGACATCAAAAAGCACATTAGGCGATTAGAAGGTGGTGGCCCGCGTAGCGAAGAAGATTTGCAGAAAATGCttggtgaaaatttttcatcacCGATGCGTGAAGATATTTCTCCCTGGGAAATCCTAGTGACGCCTCTAGACCTCCCAGGGAAAGATCAGACTGCAATTTGTATAAGAATCCATCATGCAATAGGAGACGGTTTTGCTATGATTGGTCTGTTCGCCAGGCTCATGGACAAAAAGCCAGAGCTGCTTCGGGTCAAGAAACCCGTGGCCACCCCATGcgacaaacaaaaacaggtaAAACAGGTTTTACCCTGAGATAGAGAAATTTAGTCAAACTTACGAGCAGGCCCTCAAAATTAACTCTTCGGCACGAGTGTTTCTTCGCCTGCGGGAAAGTATGAAGCCTTGAACAACGCGAGTCGGCAAGAGGTCCTGCAAGGAGTCTGGCACTATTAGCATCATCAGTGCCAGACCCCACAAATCTCTCCTCGACacgtctcaaatcttcccggaGGCGGTGAAACGCGCGTCGTGCAGTGTTAAAAATGAGGGCCTGCTTGTAGGCTTTACACGATATGGTGACGGTGTCTTCTCCTGGCAAAAGGCCCTACATAGAGATCCACCAGTTTTTTGGGGCTCTTTTCGACTGTCGTTAAACCAGCAAAGTTTTACATACATGccaattcaaataaaaacaaatatctAGAGAAACCACTAATTTAGGACtcgaattgaaaacaaaaactgaacacaaagcgaagtaaagcaaaattaaaGCAGTCCGGGATTACTCTCAACaatcaatttaaccctttacatcctaacatcagtatgcatattctccatactattctctatacatatcctaatgtgctgacaaggagaatttgtttaacaatcaagagcttctttagttagtgatcatttcctttattctcatgatctgaAATGAATGATTAGGCactattattgtaaggagaaactagatgctggtcattcttaAGGATTAAGGGGTTTAGATAGCTCTTATGTTTGTGAAAGGGGGGCAAGGTACAAAACATGATTGCCATCATACTTTGCTTTTGATACGTGTTGAAATCTATCCCGTTCTTCGCCTTTTTATTTTGTAGGTATGGAAAGCAATTCTAACAGGTCCGTTAGCTCTTCTGAGCGTAGCACTCTCCACAGCTGACAATCCCTTCCCAGCTACGAAGATGTCGGGTGAGAAGTGTTTCAGCTGGACAAAGACTATTGACTTGGAGCTGGTGAAGGTGATCAAGGCACGAACAGGTGGCAACACATACACAATTCAATATATTTCATTTCTTACATTGAGATGATCGGCTTTGCCGGATGACATTTGAAGCTTGCAGAACAGGGTTATATTTTGGCGTTTTTCTTGCTAGCAGATGAAAGCGCGATGCTGTAGCGAGAAAAACGCAAAGGGTTAGTCAGCGCGAGAGAGGGGGCTCTTCCCCCACGTGTGTTTCTCGCTTGATGTAGTACGACACGTGATgtagctttaaatttttttttttgtctaaattAAGATGATGTTTATCGGTATATCCATCACGCATGACTCCCTCTTCGCGCTCACCTCGCGTTCGAATGGACACGCGAATAAGCACACTTGTTCTCTAAGCTAGCggctgtgaaaaaaaattaataatccaCATCGCAATATTCTGTAATAGCATACCAGTTTTATTTCCATCACCTTAGCTCGCTCTATGCTCTCGATCAGAAGGGACGGGTGGAGTAGCCAAGAAATACCGGTCGCAGAAATATAAGGATATTTATCAAAATTGAGTTAAACCGTTGTTCATCAAATCTGCGTTCTAATCCATCTTCAACTCCGTTCAACACTTTTTTCCTAAACCGTTGTCAAGAATCTCATGGCTAACGCTGGGGAAAAGTTAATTTACACCAAAAACCCATTGTCtcctagtatctaatttctccttacaatattacgCCTGaaccacacattaaggtcatgagagtaaaggaaatgatcaccaagtaataaagctctcgattgttcaacaaactctccttgtcagcacggTAGGAAATGTAatgagaacagtaaggagaatgtgcatactgatgttagggtgtaaaaaggttAAGAAGGTGGAACGAGTTTTCTGGATCAATCACAGAGAAATGAATAGCAAACCCAATGCAATCGCGGATTATTTTCGACATTCAAATTGAATCTGATCATATTAATTCGTGTTTCTGCCCAGGAACGACCGTCAATGATGTTCTTTCAACCTGTTTGGCGGGTTCGTTGCGTCGCTACCTCAAATCGCAGGGTTCAAAACACCCAGATGACATCCAGATCGCCATCACCATCAACACGCGCTCCCCTAAAGTCCTGTCGCGTGACAACATACCGCTCGAGAATCACTCCACTGGCTTGTTCTACAACCTTCCCGTGGGACTGGCTGACCCGTTTAAGCGTTTGCTAGAAACTAAACGGAGAATGGACAACTTGAAATCTTCATCAGATTGGCGTATCTTCGGGCTCATCTACTCTCACATCATTGGGAGATTGCCTGATTTCATTGGCCGTTTTTCGTCGTTTTCGCTGAAGCGACACTGCTCATTGATTCTGAGCAATGTGCCCGGCCCTCTGACGCCATTTGAAATTGGTGGGAAGGAGGTGAAGACCGCCATAGCTTGGCCCCCATTGGTCAGTGATACAGGCATGTCCATTGCAGTGTTTAGTTATGCAGGTACACTACGCATGGGCGTATTGTCCGATAAAGCTGTACTTGCTGATCCCGGTAAACTAGCGGAAAATTTCATCGAGGAATTTGAAGAgatgtacgagtacgtgatgAAGAGCCCAGTTTTGGATACACAGACCTCTGCCAGTAAGAAGTATTTTTAATGATTATCattggtgggggggggggggagggggtgggtgGGTGTGGGGTGTGGTGAGGTTTTAATTATTGCGCATTTCGATTAAGTGTCGTAAAACCGAAACTAAATTAGTCACgccagccaatcagatgaaagtaaaatatcacaaggaggcAAACTgatctcaaaataaaaacaagaaaactgcttCAATCGCGGAAAAACGTGAATGATCGAGTcgcaaaaagaagaaaacaggGCCTCTGTTTTTGTGTCTTATCGTTTTAGAGGATGGCGAACCACGACAATCTCGCCTTGCTTACGACGCTTAATCGAAAATAGCAAATCACCAGTGAGTTTTTATCTAGACCTAGTTTACTCTTAGCTAATTTATTCCCACATAGCTCTTATTAAATTTAGAACCttattgaaattttcctttctttccttttctgcaatccgTGTTTAATCTCAACAGTAACCGTCTCTGTTAGGTGATCTAGTTGAGTGTCTCTCTCGTTGGAGGTTCGACGTTAATTTAGCGGTTATAATCTTGGcagtctctttcttttctgttataATCATCGCAGTCTCTTTTCTGAAAATGATAGTACAACACACAAGAACCGAGACGAGGCTGACAAAATGGGCGAGCAAGACTTCTCACTCGCTTTGTTCATTTTGTCCGTTTCTCAGACACATTTTTCTTGACTTTATCTCATAGCGCTCAGCAACAGAAAGGATGAGATAAAATGACGGTGCGCAATTGCACTCTAGGTGATGTGCATTGTTTGAATCATATATTTAAATCAAATCCTATAAAACccttcaataaaaatattacgAAAAATACTCGTagcaaatcaaagaaaaacctGACTTGCAGCTACGAGAATGATGATAATTCCAGCTAGAAATGTTACCATTACAGCTGGTTTTCCACAAGTGTGAATTTGTTACCTTAACAAACATAAATtccaggcgtaattttggcgagcgagtgctcagtgtTTTACTGAACGAAAATTATGGGTGCCATCTTTGAAGGCtggggaagagaaagaaatttgtacctaGGGAACGGTCgtcggtcaaaaataaggagtgGGGTAGGGGTGGGGATGTGAAGATTCATTTATATCATACACGCCtgttgattggttcttacttgtgATCTGTTTGAGGATAGACGCATAGATGATGTCATCGTAAACGacattgtacttttttttttctatcaaatcaAACATTGATTCTAAGTTTGCttgggtctgtacagtaatagatcacataAGGCGTGAAAAttttggtaagaacatcagtgacacactcggctgcgcctcgtttGCCGCTTCTTTGTTCGTGCcacattttgttgttgtctgtCACCTATTTACTGAACAGGCCCACGGGAACgtggaatctgtttgtttattattCATACGAATTACAACCGTATAATGCAATGACTATGATTTaaataacataatttttcaaactCTATAGGCTTTTAGGGGAAATCTACAGAGTtatttttacttcctttttgaaatccaatttatttctaGGATTCGAACGGAAAAAAGATATACCGGTTTTTGAttcgtgggggggggggggggcaggggtTTCATTTTAAGCCGGAAATACTGGTTACCAGCGGTTAACCACCCATAAGACCTCTTATCGCcgtcttttaaccctttaacccctaagagtgactggcatctaatttctccttactatgtcacccctgaatgaaacattgaggtcaggagaatgaaggaactcatcaccaactaaagaagctcttgcttgttaggcaaattctccttgtcagcaccttagaaaatggttagagaacattatggagaatatgtgtGCTGATGTTAGAGTGAATGGCGTTAAACCTGCGAGCAGGTTCTCGTGCTTGAGTTTCGCCCCACGGCACAGCCGCTTATTACACCATCAGCGTCCGCTTATGGGAACAGGTATTGAAACCCCTGGGAGGAGGAGGGGAGTAGAGTGTGTTACTTTCCGTTATAGGAAAGTAAGTCAGATTTGATTAAATTTAATAGGCAAAACAGTCAGACTTAACGAGCATAATTTAGTTGTCATTTGTGTAGTTGGAATGTGCATATTTTGCTCTAGATCAATAAttagcccccccccccaaaaaaaaaagtaagtacGTTCTAAGTATGTGGGTGCAGATAGATCTATTTTGCCATACGAGTGCCGGCGCTCTATTGCCAAGAATTAGATGTATTAGTGTCACAGCCGGTCGACCAGAAAAGACCTTGGAAAGAGGCTTGTCAGTAGTACCCTCACAGTTAGTAGTTTTTTAAGCCAAAGTTTTACGATTTCGTTTTAGAAAGgcattttgtaatttgtaaagAGTATagactaaattttttttaagataggCAAACTCTTGACGTACCTACTTACACTAAGTCACCAATTTTTTCAAAGGGACTTTGACCGTAAGTGGTTCCCCTCCACTGTTCGACAAATACCCGGGCCGGTCCCTTGGGCTTGTTACTGAGAATGTCGAGGTGCACACGTTAGGTTAATATACCGGCAGGAAATTGGCGCTGGTGTTGGTAAATTTGGGTTGTGTTCATTTTGGAGAAAGAAGGGAAAGAGAGATGAAATGTAACGGGCtagtaaataagtaaataagtaatTATTGTCACGTTTTACAATTTAATTTATGTAACACAACTTTTTATATCGCGgaataaagatgtttttttacTATTTCCCGAGCTGAGGTTGTTTGGAATGTACTGATCAAAACGGATcattttgtgttttgaaaactttgacCGGCCGTCGCCCCCTAAACGCATATCGAGTGTCACAACTCTGAACCCGGAACGTGAACCAAGTGTTAGATCAATGATCTCTCACTTGGTGTCCAGGATCGCTTGGTACCTTGGAGCAGTCgctccttttcggcgaagtccgtcgcgcaaGTCAAAAAAGATCGGCGAAAAATATTGATGTTAGCGCACCTCTTGAAGCTCTAAGATTGTAGCACACGAAAAgtagtttttcttcttttgggtttttttttttttttttgactcgcGTGACGGACTCCTTCGAAAAAGATGTACTGTTCGTACGTAGTCTAATATTGAAGGGGAGCGCACTTGGATTggtaattattgaaaaaaagagaaatatccGTGGTGCGAACCTTTGTTTTCCGTGGATACCCTAGATCCTGTAGATTCACTAATAAACGTTCTTGAATAGTGTATCAGATTAACGATGACAATCACTAGTTGGTGACCGCGAGCCCATAGGCCCGATGAGAGGGCTTATTCATGTTCCGTACATAATGAAGATAATGGACGAGAAAATACCGCTTTCTTTGTCACTTCTTTTCCAATATGGTGGATACGTATGACCTTTTCAGAAGATTGAGCGCGGGAGcgaaatttaacaaaagaaaacatcaaaatgtatCAGAAAGGGTTAAGGTGAGTTTTCatagcatatttttttttaagttatcaatTAACTACTTTTAAATGTTCATTAGATGATGCACACTGAGTCGACGAAGCCTCACGTGGTTCTTTAGACGTACCTTGGTTATCTTGTGTAATTGTTGCATAAAACTTATTCCATCCAAATAAAACACGAATATCGTCTTAAAATCGACAGAAGCTTTTCTTTCGATGCCTGTAAATGTTTTACCCTTCATCATATACTTAACATCCTCTATATACCACGGGTGCGAAGAATATGCACAAATATTGTCAGGGTTCCATAAACAACTTTTAGATCAACTATCTTCACTCCGCCGTTAATTTAAGAATATCGGTGAACTTCGACGTTTACGTTCCCGTGCTTACAAACCCTCCCGTGATAATTCCCCTCACAAAGAAGCTCCCTTTAAGCATAAATCTGATTTACTGTAACATTTTAATCTTAATTAAATACTGCTGTAGCTAGCGCTTGTCCCAAATGTATTCTATTGATAATCCAATCTAAGACCTGTTGCCGAGGGATAGCTTGTATACAGCCCCCCTTCCAGATCTTTTTTGAGGGGGTGGCTGCACACAGTGCATATAGATAACATTCACAGAATGGGAATGgcatattttttaaatatctcTCAAGAGGATGATGAGCCCAGGCATAATTTAACACTTTTACACTGAGACAttagtatgtatattctccaaactgttctttatacatttcataaggtattgaaaggagaatttgtttaacaatcaagagctcctttaattggtgatcattttcattattctcataaCAATAATGTATGATTCAGGAGTGGtactgtaaggggaaattagatgctagtcaccagAAGGGTTCAAAAGGTTAATGTCTTTATTTTCAACTTCTGAGAATTATAATCTGTTTAAACATGTGTCATCAGGCTCTCGGTGAAGGTTCACTTGACAATGAAAATGCAGCACAGGCTCTTGACTTTTTTGGAACTTTGCGAGGAACAGAAGATGCACACCATCAACTAAGTGAAGACCATGAACTTGAGAGGAGTGATGATGACGTCAAATCAAAATGTAGGAAGCTGGAAGAAActtcagaaataaaagagaagaaaaagaaaagaagaagagagcCAACTCCAGGTGAAATTATGTCGTTTATTTGACACTTCTTTCACTAACTTGATTATGTctgaattaacccttttacccccagaagtgattaacatataacttctccccatgATTTCCATACATTATCaggcaaacaggtaatgagaatcaTCAAACTTGTTAAGtgaaagttgttatcttgacctaacaccaaattctcataactaatttacaa from Pocillopora verrucosa isolate sample1 chromosome 2, ASM3666991v2, whole genome shotgun sequence includes the following:
- the LOC131776043 gene encoding putative diacyglycerol O-acyltransferase Mb3154c; this encodes MNLYWKYMESAPSFLYALLCFSAILVWTLFAILALPFWFLFRILKWFQGVCITYWGLGKLLACHDVPFLHETEYNRNFINGLFVVDGTIDMEEFRQLIMSRVVQNVEEPSYVRMRKRIVQRYWRYIWQDEPDFDIKKHIRRLEGGGPRSEEDLQKMLGENFSSPMREDISPWEILVTPLDLPGKDQTAICIRIHHAIGDGFAMIGLFARLMDKKPELLRVKKPVATPCDKQKQVWKAILTGPLALLSVALSTADNPFPATKMSGEKCFSWTKTIDLELVKVIKARTGTTVNDVLSTCLAGSLRRYLKSQGSKHPDDIQIAITINTRSPKVLSRDNIPLENHSTGLFYNLPVGLADPFKRLLETKRRMDNLKSSSDWRIFGLIYSHIIGRLPDFIGRFSSFSLKRHCSLILSNVPGPLTPFEIGGKEVKTAIAWPPLVSDTGMSIAVFSYAGTLRMGVLSDKAVLADPGKLAENFIEEFEEMYEYVMKSPVLDTQTSASKKYF